CGCACCGGCCGGCGGTGCGGCGGGGGACACCCTGCCCGGTACGACGTCAGGGACACCGGGCGGCCAGACCCGGCCGCGCGACGCCGTGGACGACTGGGACGGCCTGACCCGCGGGGACGACCCCACCGCGCCGGAACGCTAGAGCGCACCGGCAAGCCGCACCGCACCGGCAAGCTAGAATTGACCTGTACGCCCCTTGACCTTAGGAGAACCATGAGCTTCGAGTCGGCAGACCCCGGCCACGGCCACTCGACCGCGGCCTGGACCGCAGTCACGATCATGCTGATCGCTTTCAGCATCGGCACCGTCGCCTTCTTCTTCGAGGTCGCCTGGCTCGTCTGGGCCTCCGCCGCCCTGCTCCTGCTCGGCCTGGTCGCCGGCTGGGTCATGGCCAAGGCCGGCTACGGCGCTGCGTCGGTCGACGGAAGTCACTGACTACGTGAGCAGCGACCTCCTCGCAGAACTGCTCGCCGGCTCGCTGGCTGACGCCGAGACGCGCCGCATCGACAAGCCATTCACGGCTGTCGAGGCCGACGCCCTCGCCCAGGCTGCCGCCCTCGACGCGCTGCACGCTCTCGCACCGGCCGACCGGGTGAAGATCATCGCCGAGGTCAAACGCGCCAGCCCGTCCCGCGGAGCCCTCGCCGAGATCAG
This is a stretch of genomic DNA from Cryobacterium soli. It encodes these proteins:
- a CDS encoding DUF6704 family protein → MSFESADPGHGHSTAAWTAVTIMLIAFSIGTVAFFFEVAWLVWASAALLLLGLVAGWVMAKAGYGAASVDGSH